Part of the Leptolyngbya boryana PCC 6306 genome is shown below.
CCGGACAGCAGTTATGCTAATCCAGGTGTGCCCAATAGCTAACCCAAATTGTTTCTGTTTGTTCTATCAAGGAGTGAAATCGATGAAAACTCTGTTAATTCTAATTGGCACTGCAAGTTTGTTAGTTCTTGGTGCTTGTAGTGGTGGCAATCAAGCCGCAAAGACCGAAAGTGCAGCGCAGCCAACTGAAGCCGCTTCTACAACTCAAGCTGAATCGACGACTAAAGAAGCACACAAAGAAGGAGATGGGCATGATCACAAAGGCGCAGACGGCAAAGGCGGTCAAGTCGTTGAAATGGGTGAGTATCACCTAGAGTTTGCTACACACAAAGCGGAGAATGGAACCAGTCTTGATCTACTGCTTCAGAAAGGAGAGGCGCATCAGCCTGTGACGGATGCAAAAGTGACGGCTCAAGTACAAATGCCTGATGGGACTCAGAAGCCGCTGGAGATGAAATATGATGCGGCAGAGAAGGCGTACAAGGCAGTGCTTCCGGGTACAGCAGCAGGAGAGTATCAAGTTGCAATTTTGGCAGATGTCGCGGGCAAGAAAATGAACGGACGATTTAGCTTTAAGCAATAGTTCGAGCCTCGTGAATTCACAGTAAAGCAGGTCGCTGAATGATTTGTAATTTTGCAGTCGTTTGGCGCTCTGCTTTTGCGATGGCAAGCAACAATTCAGTCAAAGATTTCACGCTGATTTCATTCTGCTTCTATACATTGAGTATCAGTAGCGAAATCGTAACCATTTCTGTGCTTTCACAGATATAGTCTTCATAACGCTACAACGTACTACTTTTCCTAACCTACTGTCCCGAATTGGATCATTTGAATGAATCAAGTTACATTACTTTGGCTGAGTGTTCGATCGAACTATTCCGCCGCTTTAGGATGTGGAGTCCTGCTCCTCAGTAGTGTCTTACTGCTCAACCCAGATCGAGCGATTGCACAGTCAGCAATCGATTCTCTTGGAGAAACTACCCCGAAACCCGCGATCGTGGATTCCGTCCCGCAACCATCACCCAGTTCAGTCGAATCCTTAACTTCTTCTGAATCATATCTTGATCGTACCGATTACAGTTTAGGGGCAACTCAGCGTGAAGTCGCTCCTGCTGCTCCAGTGCCAACAGTTGCCCGTCGTTCTCCCGTTGAAAATCCAGCAAGTTCAACTAACCGCGCTCCAATGCTGGAAGAACCTTCAAGTTCCGCTGCCAATCACTCTAATTCTGCGCCGGAGCAACCGTTGGCAACTGCTCAGCCGAACAATCAAAACCAGCTTGCACTCAATCACTACAATCAGGTCATTCTGCCTAAACTTCAATCGAGTAATCTGACTTCGGCTTTGCTCTTCCCACTTTCAATTCCAGCCCCGATTACGTCTTTGTTTGGTTGGCGGATGCACCCGATTATGAACACACTCCGCTTTCACTCTGGGACGGATATTGGTGCAGAAATGGGAACCCCTGTAGTAGCAGCAATGACCGGACAAGTGACGATCGCTAACTTTGTCAGTGGATACGGTTTCTCAGTAGCACTACAGCATCAAAATGCAACTCAAGAAACTTTCTACGCTCACTTGTCTGAGGTTCTGGTGAAACCAGGACAGATGGTGAAGCAGGGAGAAGTCATCGGTCGAGTCGGACAGACTGGAACTGCAACCGGACCCAATTTGCACTTTGAAATGCGGCAAATGACCACAGCAGGATGGGAAAATGTTGATCCAGGAGTTCAACTAGAAATCGCGATGGCACAGTTAGCCAAAACGCTACAAACGGCTCAAACTCCTACTAGACCGCAAACAGCTCAAACTCCCGCTAGACCGCAAATGACTGCAACAGGTTGGCAAAACCTTGATCCAGGAGTTCAACTAGAAATCGCGATGGCACAATTAGTCAAAACGATGCAAGTGGCTCAAACTCCCACTAGACCGCAGAGCTAAAGGTAGAATGTAGTGGGCAAAGGATGGCGAGCAATTTTAGTGCGAGTTCAACAAGTTGTTGATTCCAACCCAGAATCAAAAGCGATCGCAGAGTTTCAAGCATCTCGTCAACGAACAGTTGCGGCTCTACGCTATTTTCTACTGTTGCTCGTCATTCCACTTCTGGTCAATCAAATGGCTGAAGTTGTACTAATGCGTCCTGTTGTTCAACACACTGTGTTCAATTCCTCGGAGATTGTTCTCAGTCCCTTTCAGGAAGAACGCATCCTAAAGGAATTTCGGACGTTTGAAAGTCGTTTGCGGTTTGAGGCTTTGCTTCGAGGTTCAGAAGATGCTTTACCGACGATCAAAGAACGGCGGAGTGAAAAGCTACTGGAATTCGCCGCAAGTGTTCGACAGGAGAACGTCCAAGTTCTGTCAAATATTGTGGCAGACTTGCTATCTGCGATCGTGTTTATTGTCTTTGTGTTGAAAACTCAGCCTCAATTCAAGCTGCTGAAACAGTTTCTCAGCGATTTAGCAGATGGTTTAAGCGATTCTGCAAAAGCATTTCTGATTATTCTTGTGACTGATGTTTTTGTCGGGTTTCATTCCTCTTATGGCTGGGAAATCTTGTTGAAAACCGTTTTTGATCACTATGGACTCGCTGAGAATCGAGCCTTTACTGGACTGTTTATTGCAACATTTCCAGTGATATTAGATGCGATTGGAAAGTATTGGATTTTTCGCTATCTAAATCGAAATTCTCCATCTGCTGTGGCAACTTATCACCGGATGAACGAGTAATCAGTAGATTTGACTAGACTTCACTCGATTTTCATCGTGGCTTGTCAAACTGAGAATTATGTAGCGATCGCGGACTTTAGTATGATCACCGCCTATAATAATCCACTGGTACAGTCTCAAAGCGTTGAGTCAGAATTTGCAGGTATGAAAATCTTGCTGGTTGAGGATGAATTCGATGTCGGCTCGGCGATCCAGCGCACCCTGAAGCAGGAACAGTTTATTGTGGATTGGGTGCAGAATGGTGACGAAGCGTGGTATTGCCTCAAGCAAGCTCAATACACAATGGCAATTCTCGACTGGATGCTACCCGGATTGACTGGATTAGAATTGTGCAAACGGCTACGATCGCAACAGAACGCTATGCCAATTTTGATGCTGACGGCTCGCGATCGCTGGGAAGATAAAGTGCATGGACTCGATGCTGGAGCCGATGATTATCTGATCAAACCGTTTCGGATGGAAGAACTATTAGCAAGATTGCGAGCTTTGCAGCGTCGAGCGCCTCAGTTCCAATCTCAGCAGCTTCAAGTCGGCTATCTCACTCTCGAATATGGCGATCGTACTTTAAGCTGTCAATTCCCAGACACACCAACCCGTAGCACTCGACTTTCTAAAAAAGAATTTCAGCTTCTAGAGTATTTCATGAAGCATCCGAGGCAAGCGATGAGCCGCAATCAAATCTTGAACTACCTCTATGAACTCGACGCAGAACGGATTAGCAATGTAGTTGCAGCGCAAGTTCGTTTATTGCGTCGGCGTTTAGCAGAAATCGATTGTGGCGATTTGATCGAGACGATTCCGGGTGGAAGTTATCGGCTGAATCCTCGCTATGCGGAATAAAATACTCGATCGCACTCGCTTACAGCTTGCAGCCTGTTACTCAGCAGTCATGGCGTTACTGTTGGGATTGTCTGGATTAGTCAGCTATCAAGTTTTGGTACGGGCTTATCTCTATTCAGTAGATCAAGAGTTACAAGGTATTGCAAAAGCATTTCATAAGAATCTGGAACAGTCTTTAACTGAACCTGAAAAGATTCCGCAAAGGCTAGAAGGAATGTTCCCTGATTTGTGTCTTGCAAATCGTCCGTGTCCTCAATTGAATGTTGGCGCAGATAGCTCAGAGAATGCCCTTGATCGTAGAATCGCTTCAGTTTATCAGAGTAACTATTATTTGCGGTTTGTCAGTCGTTCAGATCAGCTAGTCGCAACAAGTGGACTGCGCTCAGAAGGATTGCCAGAGACTTCTGGAAGGATTGAATGGCAGACGCTGCAAAATCAAGAAGGCGAGCGGTTTCATCAAATGTCGCTGCCACTACATACGATTGATCGGAAAGTCTGGGGGTATTTGCAGGTGGGACGATCGCTGCGAGAAGTCGATCGTCGTCTCGCTGCCCTTCAAAATATGCTGTTGATTGGTTTACCGATTTCAGTCTTGCTAGTGGGACTTTCAAGCTGGTGGCTGTCTGGATTAGCAATGCGCCCAATGCAACAGTCTTATCAACAAATGCAGCAATTTACAGCGGATGCGGCTCACGAACTCCGGACACCAATCACGGCAATTTTAGCGACGATCGATTCAGTCCTGCGAATGCCGAAAATTAGCGAATCTGAATCGCGAGAAGCCTTTACAACACTAGAGCGTCAGGTCAGTCGATTTTTGGGAATGGTCAAAGATTTGCTGCTGCTATCTCGTTTAGAACAACACACATTAACTTTTCAACCGCAGACGCTATGTCTGAACGATTTGATATTCGACTTAATTGATGAGTTTGCAGCCCTG
Proteins encoded:
- a CDS encoding copper resistance CopC family protein, producing the protein MKTLLILIGTASLLVLGACSGGNQAAKTESAAQPTEAASTTQAESTTKEAHKEGDGHDHKGADGKGGQVVEMGEYHLEFATHKAENGTSLDLLLQKGEAHQPVTDAKVTAQVQMPDGTQKPLEMKYDAAEKAYKAVLPGTAAGEYQVAILADVAGKKMNGRFSFKQ
- a CDS encoding M23 family metallopeptidase, with translation MNQVTLLWLSVRSNYSAALGCGVLLLSSVLLLNPDRAIAQSAIDSLGETTPKPAIVDSVPQPSPSSVESLTSSESYLDRTDYSLGATQREVAPAAPVPTVARRSPVENPASSTNRAPMLEEPSSSAANHSNSAPEQPLATAQPNNQNQLALNHYNQVILPKLQSSNLTSALLFPLSIPAPITSLFGWRMHPIMNTLRFHSGTDIGAEMGTPVVAAMTGQVTIANFVSGYGFSVALQHQNATQETFYAHLSEVLVKPGQMVKQGEVIGRVGQTGTATGPNLHFEMRQMTTAGWENVDPGVQLEIAMAQLAKTLQTAQTPTRPQTAQTPARPQMTATGWQNLDPGVQLEIAMAQLVKTMQVAQTPTRPQS
- the rppA gene encoding two-component system response regulator RppA; translation: MACQTENYVAIADFSMITAYNNPLVQSQSVESEFAGMKILLVEDEFDVGSAIQRTLKQEQFIVDWVQNGDEAWYCLKQAQYTMAILDWMLPGLTGLELCKRLRSQQNAMPILMLTARDRWEDKVHGLDAGADDYLIKPFRMEELLARLRALQRRAPQFQSQQLQVGYLTLEYGDRTLSCQFPDTPTRSTRLSKKEFQLLEYFMKHPRQAMSRNQILNYLYELDAERISNVVAAQVRLLRRRLAEIDCGDLIETIPGGSYRLNPRYAE
- the rppB gene encoding two-component system sensor histidine kinase RppB produces the protein MRNKILDRTRLQLAACYSAVMALLLGLSGLVSYQVLVRAYLYSVDQELQGIAKAFHKNLEQSLTEPEKIPQRLEGMFPDLCLANRPCPQLNVGADSSENALDRRIASVYQSNYYLRFVSRSDQLVATSGLRSEGLPETSGRIEWQTLQNQEGERFHQMSLPLHTIDRKVWGYLQVGRSLREVDRRLAALQNMLLIGLPISVLLVGLSSWWLSGLAMRPMQQSYQQMQQFTADAAHELRTPITAILATIDSVLRMPKISESESREAFTTLERQVSRFLGMVKDLLLLSRLEQHTLTFQPQTLCLNDLIFDLIDEFAALAEASNLSLVEQIQTHKPLEIVADEDQIYRLLSNLVINAIRYTPAGKVTLKLYQERDLAVIQVQDTGVGIAAEDLSHLFDRFYRVDSDRSRNSGGTGLGLAIAKAIVEAHDGSIQVQSQIGSGTTFTVRLPLKSSRSLPIKLNCV